The region GGCCCCGATGCGCGCATCGTGGCTGATGTTACTGTGCGTGATCTCGTAGTCTTCGGCAAGCTTACCGGGAATGTCCATGCCTCTGGCCGCGTCGATCTGCGGCAATCGGCGACGTTGACAGGAGACATCGTTGCAGGCAGGCTCTCGATCGAAGAGAGTGCCATGCTTAAAGGGCGCGTAGAGCTGAAGTCTGGCCTGGGTCAGTCTGCATCGCAAACGGCGTCATCTCC is a window of Edaphobacter dinghuensis DNA encoding:
- a CDS encoding bactofilin family protein translates to MKPAEGSTVIGKSVVVRGDISGQEDLYLDCDIEGTITLSENRLTIGPDARIVADVTVRDLVVFGKLTGNVHASGRVDLRQSATLTGDIVAGRLSIEESAMLKGRVELKSGLGQSASQTASSPAAETPETLVLQPKA